The nucleotide sequence AGAGTCAAAGCTACTGTAGCAGACATTGCTAACTGCCATTTATTtgcaatattaataaaaattcaTTACCGCAACATGTCTTTACCGCAGCAGCTTTACGTGTCACGGTAAAGACCTTGTGTTGCAGTAGATACAAATTCAAGgcaaattattaaaatacaaattattaAGGCGATTATATACGTAacacaaacatgtcatttttgcaACTATAGATGAGACCAAGTTTTAGCTGTAAAAAgtatacattttacacacatttgttgTGGTTATTCTGGATGATATTGAGGTCACTGCTTTAGGGCCCCAGCCTACCATGACCATACCTGTAGTAGAGCAAGAACCACTGATAGTTCACATGACACGAGGGAGGGGAAAATACAATTCCAGAGAACTTTAATCTTTTCCTCACAGTGGGGGAGGGGACTAAGTTTTCTGTGAGAACGCTAATAGTTCACAACATAGGGGATGAGCAAACATAACAACGCTTGCAAAGCAAACTTCTTAACCATTTCTCTTGGACCTCTAAGCAAAGGTTTTTTTTGATGCTCTTTTGATGAGGATGAGACCCATAGTGTTGACCCTCCTGTAGTTTTTCAACCACCAGCACGTTTCTTCCAAAAATGAAAAGTTATGAGATGACAAGCTTAGATaggtggcgtgtgtgtgtgggtatggaGACCTACTTGTATGCCTACATTGGGATGCTCATTTTAGCAGGAGTGTACAAGTCAAAATGCAAAGCAAGGTGCACTCACACTCTCTGGTGGGCTGTAGGAAAAATATGCAGTTCATATTCAGTTAAATTCATTTTCTAGAGGTCAAATTGACCccaaagataaaatattttcataaatatgaatataacaGGAGGTAACATTTACCATTAAAATTGTGTCCTTACTGACACAACATGTCATTACCGTATTATTGctttatttgaattattatgATTTTATTAGCAAAAACACTTCAAAATCACTTAAGTAGAGATGATTAATACATTAGAATTGCAGtaatttaataattacattttttatttgaattaaaggaaaatctagaaaataaatgttgctgtaatgtaagaaatattttgtaagaaaaagtgatgaaaaccataaaaaataaacatgttccAGATTAAAATCTTAATGACACAATACATTTTTGTCTACGTGTTTATATGTATTACAGACTCAgaagtttaaattaaaattcatacaagtggaattttcttttatttgggAGGTCAAAAGTGACCGTAGTTGCAGAAACAAGCTGCGGCTGACCTCGCCTCTGAGGATGACATTCTCTCTAAAACAAGCCAAAATACTCTCACCCAGCATCTTGCTGACGTATGGCTCAATGTCCACATCCTGGAGGTGCTGGTGCGTATGCGCGTGGTAGAGGCGCAAGGTCGAGTCTAGCCGAATCGACACCCACACACCGTCGCCGATCCACGCTAGCTGCCGCACCTGACTCTCCCTGCGAGGGTGGGCGTCGAAGGACTTCTACAGAGCGGTAAAAGAATCAGGGGTAGAGAAAATCAAGTGATTATTGCAGTTTTGTTGCTGCCCCATAAAAGGCAAAAGCTGATGTGACAGCGAGTTCATAACATACCTCGATCTGCATGCTCTTGGGCTGGATGACGTGGACCTTGTTCTTGTAGCCGCACCAAACCTTATCATGGACCACAGCCATGCAGCGGATAGAGTGATGAGGCCGACCGAGGTCCATTAGGTGGTAGTTGGACAAATCCCACTGGCCATCTGTTGACAAACCAACacaaaagttacaaaaaattaattaacaCTTGACAACAGTTCCTACACTTCCACACAAGACACACTAAAACCATGAACTCACAACTTAGTGTTTTATCATCAGTGAAGCTGTGATACAAGATTTTAAAAAACGTCTATCTATTTTAATCAGTTTAAATGGGTGCAAACTGGACACATTGCTGTTTTCTGTGAAAGCCTTGTGAATTCAGTATTGGAAATTTCAGCCTGAATTGTGGGAATGCTAgttcttaaaaaatatatttaaaatcccAAATACCCTCTGATCTATGGAATATGGCGAGGGTCCCATCGGCGAGTGCAACCAACACACGACCTTTCACATGCCTGCAATTAGGGAGGAGACAGAGACTGCTGAAAAAACTTCTGATTCTAAAGTCCCAACTAGAAAACATTTGCCTACGATGTAGACATAGTTTAAGTGAGTGAGTTTAACTGCCACCACCACTTACACCAGACTGAGCACAGAGTCTTTGAGTTTGATGGAGTGGAGGCACTTCTTCCAGTTTCCCACTGCTGAATGGACGTAGAGCCTTGAGGGAGAACAGAGGCAAGATACTCCAGAGCAAAACCAAGAAGAGTTCAAAAGAAGCATgtcatgatatttattatatatgtgtgtgtgtcttggatGGAAGAGTCAAGCACTCTGTTGTGGTGAATGTTCCTATCCAGCATTCTTACAAAGTAAAGAggtaacaataaaaatataagcTTAtgtgttaagttaaataaataactatagTACATGTTTTTAGATACCATCAGCAGAAGAGTAGTTCTGCTGAGCGACTTACCAGCCGTTCTGGGCCCCAAGCCACATAGTAGGGGCCACGCTAGTGTAGCTCTTTGCTTCCTCACCTCCATCCTCTGACTCTGGAGGATGACAAGCTTCATCTTTGGACTGACCCCCGTTCCTGTGCGGACACACGACATACACATAGTTGTGTAGATCTTTTCATTGTGTATTCATTCACATTCCCCATGATTATCTTTATATGGACAGACTTTGAGCTCCTACCTGTCAGAGGTGTCTGCTGAACGAGGATGGGGATCGGTGAAGACGTGCTCAGTAAATGGTCCTGGAGGTCCCAGTTCTGTGTGGCCGGCTGTTGACTCGGGAACCTCAGTGGCCTCGGTGGCCTCCTCAGCCGACTGGGCGGGGTGAATCTTCCCATTCATGGGAGGAGCAGTGGGGGCTAAAGCACAACAAAGCAgttaaaataaacagacaaagaGGTGCGATGGACACCTTACTATGATCATAAAAAGATGCTGGACCATTTAAGATGTTCCCACCTTGTCCTTTGTCCATTATTGGAGTGTCAGTGCGTGAGGAGCAGTTGCTACGGGCAACGCTGCAGTTGGTGGCGCAGCCAACAAGAGTGATACCAGCCAACATGCCCTCAACGCTGCCAGTGTCCTCGCCTCCACCAGCTCCACCGTCACCTGGATCCAACACGATCTCTCCCGCTGGATAGTCGCTCTCACTGgcagctgcaaacacacacacacacacacacacacattaatacatgtaaacacactgcaGCTGTACAAAAAGTACATTCCCTTCAACATACCAGATGTATAACAATGCAACTATAGAGGTTTAACAAGCACTTGAGTCTCACCCGGCACACTGGAGATGCAGAGCACGTGGGCATTGCAGACGTTGAACTGGTCGACCAGTGAGCCCGGCTGGTTGGCATCGATGATGACCACCTTGCTGGCAGTGTGGGTGCTGGTGAGGATCCACACCCGACTGCTCATAGTGTCTGTTTCCTGGAGCTCCTTCGACTGGGTgagcagaggagggagagacaaGACGTCAGGGTTTTAACACGGTCACGACTAACTGATAAAGGACAGACATGGTTCATGTGCTCTTCCACGCCTATGATCGATTTCTAGCTGCTGTGAATGCATGTTTTAAACTACGCTCTTGTAGTAATATAACCAACAAATGTCctgaaattgatttttttttacactcgGCCTACCTTCCTCTTCTCTGGGGAGCTGTGGCTGCTTTTCTTGCCAGCTCCATCCTCCTCAGCGTGCAGGGGGTCGCTGCTGCCTGACGGTGCTTTTGCTGGTACTGACTCCTGGCTGCTGGCCCTCCAACCTGTCAGGTCCACCCCAGCTGCACACCACAACTACAAGCACGTGCACGCACATAcgcatgatttaaaaaataagcacATGTGAGTGACTTAAATGGCGATGCCCTTTTTAAAACTATGTTAGTGAAGCCTCATTGAGATGTTGCCTTCCCCCCCTAGACTCATTAGCTGGGTTCCCTGCCACAACATCCTCTGGCCTTGTGTTCCACCCTATTTAGGACACATTTATGCTTAATTTTTGGCCTAAAATCAGCCCGACTGACTCTCTGGTTGCCACAACTTTCGACCTAAGTGTGCCTTTAGTTAGCTTAATTACTGCCTAAGACTCATCCAATGCTGCTGAGGAGTGGCTCATTTGgcttaaaatcttaaaattaaatattcatgatATTTAtcttcaaaacaattattttaagttGTTATTAAGAGTTTAACTGTCTTTCCCTGAAATCCTCACCTTCCTGTTTGGGTCCTTCTCAACAAGAGGACGACAGTACACAGGGACGGGCACATTCTTCATTcggttgtcctctttctcattAGTGGTCTAAAAGCAGAGGTGAGAAGAGGTCAGGAGACAAGCAATGAAGTGAATTAATGTCTGGTTCCATCAAAACATCTCCACTGTTACTGGCCACTAATTAAAAACAAGAacattcagtgtgtgtatgtaatgtaaacaGTTAAACGTATGCCATTACTTACTAacttaaatgtgtgtttaaagtgATTTTTCCTTTAAGGAAGAACACTAAGATCAAGCAGGAGTAAGTATGTGATAACGGCATTGATGTGTTAACTCAggcaggtagagacagacagaggataAAGGTTAAAAGGTTGCAACAACATTGGCAAAGGGAGAGAAAATTAGATTGACTCAACTCCACTAAGACCGGAGTTTATCAGAGAGATGCAGTCATAAGGCATGTTTGTGTACCGTATGTGCAACGTAACATTTCTTCTTTCGTCATATCATGCCTGAAAATGAACAATTTCTCTTTATTGCATTATCTTTATGCATTTCCAGAATTACATTTCATGGCAGGTTATATTTAGATCAACCAGTGTTGGTCTTTTACTTTCACATGGAGCTGATAGTGCCTCAGTTTGCAAAGTAAAGTTCACGCTGTCTTGATTATGTGGATATCTGTATATAATAACTCTTATTCTTTTGATTCCtactatatattgtatttttacattagttttttatctaatgtgtattttcttatctgttgtgttgtgttgaatcTGGTGCTGCCGTAACAAGTGAATTTCTCCAGTGTGGGATCAATAATATCTATCTAAAATCTTCTTACACGTATTGAGTGTTTAGtctcttgtttttctgtattaGGCATCCGCTGCTATCTATGGGTCATGGAAAGTTAAAGGGAGGGGAAGCCCTAAGGGCGCATGCTGGCACTCTGTCGGTCTCACTTGCCTGTTGTCTCTTCAGCGGGCTGTCCTGAACGCTGTCCGTCTGAACACCAGGCTGCGGGAGACCAGAGTTAGAGCCACCTGCCTACCAACACACTCTGCCATCTGGCCTTTGAGCTGCACAGGGTCTCTCACATAGGATACACCATCCTGCTGTCGTATATATACTAAAGCACCAAATGAATGATCTAGCAGGTACAGTCAGAGCAATCTTTATCGTTTAACTGTGTTTGCCTATCACATTCTGTAGACCTGAGAAATTCAGGTTTATAAAGATTTGTACTTGTGacttaaatgtgtgtttgcatgtgtaacATCAGTGTCATACAGTGTGTGGGAGATTTGagttatttaaaatttaaatctaAAACTATAGATCTGTTCTACACATTTATAAACTTGAATTTCTTATGGCTTTAAAATGGCTTCAAATCTTATCATATTATAtgaatacagtatctcacaaaagtgagtacacccctcacatttttgtaaatatttgattatatcttttcatgtgacaaaactgaagaaatgacactttgctacaatgtaaagtagtgagtgtacagtgtaaatttgctgtcccttcaaaataaaatatcacagagcaattaatgtctaaacagctggcaacaaaagtgagaacacctctaagtgaaaatgtctaaattgggcctaattagccattttccctccccggtgtcatgtgacccgTTAGAGTTACAAAGTCTCAGGTGTGAATAGGGAGCAGGTGTGTTGCAGGTGGGCTgtagggcagtattccaacatgataacaaccccaaacacacctctaagacaaccactgccttgctaaagaagctgagggtgaAGGCGATGGACTGGCTAAACAtctctccagacctaaaccctattgagcatctgtggggcatcctcatgATGTCGTCAttgaggagtggaagaggactccagtggcaacttttgaagctctggtgaactccatgcccaagagggtttaGGCAGTgttggaaaataatggtggccacaaaaTATTGAGACTTtcggcccaatttggacattttcacttagtggTGTAGTCCCTTTTGTTGCCAGCTGTTTATACATTAATTGCTGATTgcgatgtgttattttgaggggacagcaaatttacactgttatacaagctgtacactcactactttacattgtagcaaagtgtcatttcttcagtgttgtcacatgaaaagatataatcaaatatttacaaaaatgtggggggtgtactcacttttgtgagatactgtatattagaTAAATCATACAACTTAATTTGAGTCTTCACCTCCCTGGCTGTCAGTAACTTTTGCCAATCAGTAAAACAACTGAGTTTTTTCTAATGCAAAGTGagttatttgtgtatttttgttgtgtATGTGGAGGTCCAGAGGGGTCTCTAACCACGTaaggtggtttgtgtgtgtgtgtgtgtgtgaataccTGTTTAAAGCGAGACGGCACACTCCAGCCACAGGCCTGCATGATGCCGTCATCACGGCGCATGTGCTCGCGGACCTGTCGGTACTGTTCACGCCGCTGCTCTCGGCGAGCCAACAGTGCAGAGTCGCTGAGGAGAGACGCAACACCGTTACTGGCCAGTCTGGAAGCAACGGGAGGAAAGgaagggaaaagagagaaaagggcgAAGCGTTAGCAGCCTGGCCAGCCAGCAgcaagagatggagagaagagaTGAGAAGATAAAGCAGCAGCAGTTGTTACCAGCACAAGTTATACTTGTTTTCAAGCCAAGCAGTGTTTTATCACctgaaaattataattttaaatatgttgAGTGTTTTAGTCAGTGCTTGCGTAGTTGTGCTCAGTTTCCTTCATGCATAgcctttgtgtctgtctgtatgtgatATGTCTGTGGTCTGATGTatttatgtgtttctgtgtttgtgagacAAAGGCTAAAAAAGCAAAGACAACTTGAGTCAATATGAGAACAAGCTTACTGATTCAAACTCTGCCATCTAGTCACGCTTTAAATTCAAAACAGGAAGCTATAAGAAATGTTTATTCGTGTTAAATGTCAGGTTCATTATTACCAAAACCGGAACATCTACCACTAAAAGGATATTATCCCTCCAAATCATCTCTTTGATAACAACTGTGCAATAGCCAAAATATGCTTTGCCGTTATAGCCAAAGATCCAGATAAGATAATATTCAGAATATTTCCTTCACTCATTAAGATATTTGAAAACCATTCCTAAATGTTGAACGCTCTAATCTCCAAGCTGCCACAAGCGAGCAAGCAACCAGGTGCCAAAGTGGAAAGCAGATAAAGATGGAGGTTTAGGGTTTAGTGAAGGTATCTAGCAGGTTGCTGCTCACTCTTCGGGGAAGAACTCCAGTGTGCGGTTGGAGGTGGAGATCTGACACATGGTGTGGCTGCGTCGCTGAGAGAAACCGGCCGGTGAGGGAGACTTGTAGTGGATGTTGACGCTGTAGTACGGCCGCTTGACAGGCGGAGGGCTGGACGATGAGCTGAAGAGACGTGCAAAGCTGGCagatggagggagaaagagaatgaggcattttacttttgacagttttgttttaCCAAATAATTAGTTTGGGGCAATTCTTATTTCCCTTCAGTAAATAAGTTGAATAAAAGCAGAATCTCACAACTGCCAGATGGTGGACTTCTTTTTCTCTTGGATTTGAGGACTCTCCCGTGATGCCCTGAGAAGAAAGAGACGTGTGAGTCAAAGGATATCTCAGGCATTTATGTGCAAACAAAGTCACATTTTTGTGGTGCACTGAaataacatttcaaataaatgtgtggCTTAATGCAACATTAAATGTCTACAATTTGGAACAAAAGATAGCCTACTTATTCTTTAAGATCATTTACTGTCCTTGTGTTCTACTTTAAAAGCAGCGACTTCCTCTTGTCTACCTGATCATTTCTGTCCACCGGACGGCCTCCTGCAGCTCCATCAGCCTCTCTTTGTACTGATTCCTCTCCATCAACACACGGGCCATCTCCACCCGGGTGAACCGTCGTCGCTGCGTCATTGTCATGTCGCCGTCCTGCATGGGCGATGAAAACTGGGAGAGAGCATGGTgccatttttttaataaaacaaggTCTTCCACATCAACCAAACAACCCAAAATATTTAGTTTCATTAAGCAAAGATTAGAGATGCTGATGAATATGAGCAGTAAAACTTACTTTGTCAGCTTATATGTGGTTTGTTATGCGCTTTTCTACAGTCTGAGATTCTCATTATACTagtgataaagaaaataacactgATAACTCCAAAGAAGCATGAACACTGATTCAATGCGCAGGATCAGGTATGTAGACAGGGACACGGGCAGTTTTACTTACATCATCACCTCCTTCATCCTTGGAGTCCCGAGATGCACCAAGAGCCTCTGCTCTTAATCTGCAACccaaaagcaaaaacagcatTACACATCCTTTTTTGAGGCGTGTGAACTTGTGGACATGCAGGGAAGAAGTTGATGCCACTGAGACTGGGAGTCACTGGAGGAGCTTTTAGTAGGAGAAATCTGGGACTTAAGTCTTTGTTGACAATGCTTCTGGAGTTGCTGTGGGCATTAGCACATGTGTTACTAATATCATTAACACTGGATCCATTTTATTCAAGTGCACACTatcaagaccctgaaactgaagcagctaaatggaattcagcaaTTCTTGATTTGATTattaacacctgtgcttttttctGCTGACATCTCAAAATGTCTTTCTTAATTTCTGTTCTTCATTCCTAATAATGACGGTCTGAAAAGTCtaaaagagatgaaaagaaaaccaGAATATTCTACACTCTGTCCCTCCCTGTAAGTCCTTTTAATAATAAACCTTAATAAACACTTTAGCCCATTTAAGCTGTGCAAGAACTTGAAATGACAAGCTGTAAGAGATAACTGTTTCATCTGTTGTATTTCTACTAGTTGTACGGTCTCTCTGAAATGTTTCTGATGATGCTCTAGCACAAGAGCCTGAATCTGAAAACATATCTCAAGAAACCGGCATGACATTTGGCATCTTTGTAAGTATTTGAACTCAGTTGGAAgaccctttttatttattaccatCCATTTCACTTCTTGCTTAAAATGGTCTAGCTTTGTGGCCCGCAGGTGTATCTAATGCACCTTAACATTTATTAGGtgttgtaaaaatgttgttgtgcCTCTAGAAAGGTGTCCTGGTGAGTTTTACAATTTCCACCGTAGCACATGAAGTTGGTCCTATGTCGGCTTTAACCGCAGGTAAAAGGCATCGTCTTCCAATACAAGCAACCTCCTCCATAAACACACATAAGCTGCCACAATATGAAATCTATTGCTCACATACACAGACTGTTTTTTTAAGAGTTTAAGAGTTTGAACTGCAGGCAAACATGGCTGATTaacaaaaaaactgatttgAAAATGAGTTGAAAAGCACATTTACTGAAGTAAGGAACATTTTGATGGTGTGCTCCTTTATGATTTATTCTTCTTTGAAGAAGGGTTCCACAGTTAAGGAGTCCACCCAGCAGGACACAGAGTTCCTCCTGTCACTGACCCAACTAAGATTACTGAACGATCAATACAGGATATCACATGGAGCGTGAAGTGGCCAAGATGCTGTCTACAACACAGAAAAACTAAGATCTGTATTCAGACATTTTGTCCTCTGATTCTTTGGACCTGTCACCACTGGCAGTTTTTCAACACTATCATGTTACTcttcttctgtgtctgttgCCAGGATGCATTCACTCCGCCATGGAGGGTCACTTAGATTTGGATTACAGCAACACTgaaagtcattattttgagtcataaaagttattgttatctAACTGCTGCACTGTTTATTAAACTTGCATTTGACCTGGTATTATTGTTACCTGTAGCACCCCCAAATGTATTTCTAATTAAATTACCAATTTAAATGAGCATAGTGTTTTCTTCCTGAACTCATCGTGTTATTATTTTCACCTCTTAAGTTCTTCTTCCAGCTCCTTGACTCTGGCGTCCACCTTGTTCTTGGACTGCCTCACAGCCTCCAGCTCCTCCCTCAGCACCTCCTGCTCCCCTGAAAGCTCGTCCACTTTGGCTATAAGGTCATTTTTCACAATGTTGAGAGCATTTCTGTCAAGCAAAGAGCACAAAGTAAGAAAGACATCAAAACCCTTCCAGGAAACTACAAGTTGGGCTttcacgcacacacgcacgcacgcacgcacgcacgcacgcacgcacgcacgcacacacgcacacactaaactaagaacATGTTGTATGGGTGAGAAAACAAGGAAGATGGCAGGCAGACCTTCTGAATCCAGAAGAGGTGCAGATCATGAACCAATCAGAGGAATGTCACACtcatttaaacacacttttagagcacaaataaatattttattttttataaaatgagGATGAAGATTAAGACCAACACAGCTGCACACTTTAatcttctctgtgtctcttaCTTGGTCTCTAGGAGCTGTTTGTTCTCTGTCAGCAGGTTCTCCACCTCCTTGCCCATCCCTGAAACAGTCACATTCACACCTCTGTTACTCACCACACACAATGCACATCGTCCATTAATCAATAAACCCTTTTTTCGATAAGCAAAGTGCATTTCCCAGAAATTCTGTGCCAACGCTGCTTTTCAGATCAGCCAAAGGAATTGCCTTTTGTGGAGGATTTGCATAATTTGTTCCACAACTTGAAAAAGcttaaaattgaatttaaatgaaaatgaatggaCTGATTATTGATTTAGGGGCTCATGTAAACGAGGAAGCTAAATAGGGTTGAAAAGGAAGGTTTGTTGTTAAATAATCTGAAGAAAACACTAACTGACTTAAGTTAAGATCATCAGCTGGGAGGAGTCTTGGAGCATCTTTAACTGCTACAGCATCACCAGGCAACATTATAACTTTTAGTGTGCTGCCAGCTGGTGAGAACATATTGGCACAGTACACCCATCAAAATTCTTGATCAAAATAGGCCTATAACATGTCATTTCATCCAAACTTTATCCATGAGTGAACACATATTCGGAATTCAGGGTTGATCCCTTAACCACAACAATGATAACGTCATGCTCAACCTATTCATCTTGTTATCAAATCTTTGTTATTGCCAGACATTGAAAAGGACGTGCAAGCAGCAAGCACTGTGCAACATAagctaaaaacacaaactttaaGCAGAAATTTCAACACAGAGAAAAATCTGGACATGAGAACAtgtcaaaaacaaagaaacacaagaaaaacaaaaagccaaGAGGTTATTATATACCAGGTGTCAATTACACAAGACTGGTGACAGTTTGTCTACAGAGAAAATGATCCTTGGTGGACACTGGATTAGAAAATTCTGCAGTCAGATCACATACTGCAAAGTGCAAAttgaaaaattaagaaaaaaattaacatCTTTCTGGTTTCTGTGTCTTCTTACAGCTGCTAAGACCGGCAATTTTAACTGCAACGCTCGATTGCCATCTATTCCCTAAAATCAATCTCTTAATGTAAATAGTCATATCTTGGACTTTGAAGGTGGTGAGAAGGACAGCTGgaagatttattttttgatgAAACACCATCTTACTGGGAGGAAAAAACACTTTATGGAAGCCAACTGAGTTTGTCTCCTGTTGAACTGGTGTTCAACACACAGCCTGTTTACCTCTCAAGACTTGCACTTTCACTATTTTGTTCTTGATTCAGAGTTCTGCACAGCCTCTCTACCATTCCATTATTCTCCGGTAGTGTTTTCTTTCCAAACAAAGGtgtctttatattttaatgttctaTAAATAGGGAGTTCtttattgaaaaaatatataaaaacttaGCTATGTGAGATGCAAAAGGTggcacaaaaatgtaaatataaagccACACATAAAATGGACACAAAGCAGGAACCAGAAGGATGTAAAAGCTGGAGGCCAGGGAATGACATAACAAGCAAATGTGACCATGAGCGTAGGCAAGGTGTGCCTTACCGAAGAAATCATCACGAACTGGAGGCAAAAGAAGAAGAcgggagaaggagaaagaggaaaggcCACAGAtcagagaagaaagagaagggcaggaagggaagagaggagaaaaaggatGCTGATAAGCATTTTTGAATTTGGACGAGCAGGAGGGATAAAACctaagctaaaaacaaaagctgCCATCTGGccctgaaacactgaaacagcgTCAAGGAGAGagaatgattttttaaatttaattaatttccttaaagaataaaaatactGCATGTGCATGGATATTGGGCATCTACTGTATCATAAAAATGTCCAGATATCAAAGCAATCAatgaatatttatatattactaATTAAAACTATAGTAATGCACCCTTTTCTGATTTGTATACACAGAGATTAACATCTACTCTTAGCTGTGGAGTTTGGAGAGCAGAGAGGAGTCGAGAGAGTAAGATACCAACCAATGCATGCTCAGATACACACCTGAGAACTCGCCTATGGGTGTCACCAGCAGAAGCAcataaaaggggaaaaaaggaaacgGATGAGAGGTTAACAGATGGACAAGATGATGGGTCCccttctgtttcttctatagAAAAATCAGAGACAACAAATCTAAACCCAAAATAACTCAGTTGAGGTAACAGAAATTAAGGTCCACCAGAAGTGTATTGGCCAAAACAAGATTGACAATTAACATCTAAGATAAATAATAATCTGACTCTTAACTCTAACTGACTCTAACTTTTAAAGGTCTATTTACACTCACAACCTTTGAACTGAGCTGAACCAAACATGCCCTTGCCTCATAAGACAAGAGGGAAAAAACATATACAAagtataaagacaaagaaataataaaagtaacACTGCATGAATGGGCAGCTGGGGTTGGGGGTGCAGCCAGTGAGGGATTGTATGGTTTTTCAGGAAGTGACGCAGGGATGAGCTGCTGGCATGGAGTGTATTCCAGCCTCAGCCATGCAAGGTAAAAAAAAGTCAGAGTCGGCGCAGTGGCACATTCACACAGCCTCACATGGAGCTCCTGCCCTGCAGTAtcgcaaagcaaaaacaaatgctGGCTTTGTGCAACGCGCACATGCGTCCGCCCTTACTTCCCTTTGGATCTACACTTAATCTGATATTACGTTTTATTAGTAATATCACACATTGGCAGTTTTAGTAGTAGTCTCAAGCTTCACTTTCACCGGCTCAAGGTGAGCAATGATCACCTCAGGAGGCAGCTTCACTTTTCAGGCATTTTCCTTTGAAGTGAAATGCTGACCACTGACCAAAAGAGAACGATATCTCTGACCAGCAAAGTGATTTCGTGTCATTTGCTTCACCTTTACTGCCAAGCTTTAGGGCTTTAAAATAAGCA is from Micropterus dolomieu isolate WLL.071019.BEF.003 ecotype Adirondacks linkage group LG02, ASM2129224v1, whole genome shotgun sequence and encodes:
- the mapk8ip3 gene encoding C-Jun-amino-terminal kinase-interacting protein 3 isoform X10 — translated: MMELQIDEVVYQDDYGSGSVMSERVSGLANSIYREFERLIRSYDEEVVKELMPLVVNVLENLDAVLTENQEHEVELELLKEDNEQLITQYEREKALRKQAEEKFIEFEDALEAEKKDLQVQVEFLELQGKQLELKTKNYSDQITRLEERESDMKKEYNALHQRHTEMIQTYVEHIERSKMQQAGSNSQSDGPGCGRTKAERPPSLSLYPSGEGMEDGSESDSVAATPSSTGSKSNTPTSSVPSATVTPINEGFLPHSEFDAMRAGNCRKSAKRLSRNMEVQVSQETRNVSIGMGSSDEWSEFQEIIDSTPELDMCVDPRVYGGGNSPSQGIVNEAFGINTDSLYHEIKDAKSDIIGDVDAGAELLGEFSGMGKEVENLLTENKQLLETKNALNIVKNDLIAKVDELSGEQEVLREELEAVRQSKNKVDARVKELEEELKRLRAEALGASRDSKDEGGDDFSSPMQDGDMTMTQRRRFTRVEMARVLMERNQYKERLMELQEAVRWTEMIRASRESPQIQEKKKSTIWQFFARLFSSSSSPPPVKRPYYSVNIHYKSPSPAGFSQRRSHTMCQISTSNRTLEFFPEELASNGVASLLSDSALLARREQRREQYRQVREHMRRDDGIMQACGWSVPSRFKQPGVQTDSVQDSPLKRQQTTNEKEDNRMKNVPVPVYCRPLVEKDPNRKLWCAAGVDLTGWRASSQESVPAKAPSGSSDPLHAEEDGAGKKSSHSSPEKRKSKELQETDTMSSRVWILTSTHTASKVVIIDANQPGSLVDQFNVCNAHVLCISSVPAASESDYPAGEIVLDPGDGGAGGGEDTGSVEGMLAGITLVGCATNCSVARSNCSSRTDTPIMDKGQAPTAPPMNGKIHPAQSAEEATEATEVPESTAGHTELGPPGPFTEHVFTDPHPRSADTSDRNGGQSKDEACHPPESEDGGEEAKSYTSVAPTMWLGAQNGWLYVHSAVGNWKKCLHSIKLKDSVLSLVHVKGRVLVALADGTLAIFHRSEDGQWDLSNYHLMDLGRPHHSIRCMAVVHDKVWCGYKNKVHVIQPKSMQIEKSFDAHPRRESQVRQLAWIGDGVWVSIRLDSTLRLYHAHTHQHLQDVDIEPYVSKMLGTGKLGFSFVRITALLIGGNRLWVGTGNGVIISIPLTETNKVSPTSSGGVIHVYSDDCSEKSSSSFIPYCSMAQAQLCFHGHRDAVKFFVSVPGNVLATLNGSVLDSPSEGQGSTAPQETEAQSVHNVLVLSGGEGYIDFRIGDGEDDETEEGENGGASQMKPALCKAERSHIIVWQVSYIPE